A stretch of Desulfobacter hydrogenophilus DNA encodes these proteins:
- a CDS encoding helix-turn-helix domain-containing protein: MALKWLSLIEFSDEESNRTKLRAQAIRLSNSGYSINQISQICLTTQETVSKWIDGWGKYQFDSLIDKPRPGRTPLIPGDKHDEVIDIVKKNPRQLKSAITEIEGTFGKKISVKTLKRIIKKNCVGVEDGNLSKANAMRTSSGTRKRKLKS, from the coding sequence TTGGCATTAAAATGGCTGTCACTTATTGAATTTTCGGATGAAGAGTCAAACCGTACTAAACTTAGGGCTCAAGCAATTCGATTGAGCAACTCTGGGTATAGTATCAATCAGATTTCACAAATATGTTTGACTACTCAGGAAACAGTTTCGAAGTGGATCGATGGATGGGGAAAATATCAATTTGACTCTTTAATTGATAAACCACGTCCTGGAAGGACACCACTGATCCCTGGTGATAAACATGATGAAGTCATTGATATTGTAAAGAAAAATCCAAGACAACTTAAAAGTGCCATTACTGAAATAGAGGGAACGTTTGGTAAAAAAATCAGCGTAAAAACCCTGAAACGAATTATAAAAAAAAACTGCGTTGGTGTCGAGGACGGAAATCTCTCAAAAGCAAACGCAATGAGAACGAGTTCAGGGACGCGCAAAAGGAAATTGAAATCTTGA
- the ispH gene encoding 4-hydroxy-3-methylbut-2-enyl diphosphate reductase gives MKISIAKTAGFCMGVRRAVDMVLDASNKAKEPIYTYGPLIHNPQVLEMLESKQIFRMDTIPESGKGIVLIRAHGVPPQDEKALADVGFTVINATCPRVVRVQVIIDKYSKKGYDTIILGDEKHPEVIGLLGYARDKGHTVTNLDELQALPIFEKAVVVAQTTQNTKIFADIQAWCRKNVPHYEIFNTICDSTEKRQNEVREMAVTHDAVIVVGGKFSGNTKRLAQVAAETGKPSMHIEQASEIDYESIAHAKSIAITAGASTPNWIINDTCSRVEQAFREKQPGRRKIMAVMDVLMKANIILAAGAACLTLGAAMISGAESPGVSAVIAMFYILSMQIMNNMMTIGSDTYNKPDRAALYKQNRGWLLLVAFLSGAIGLYLAWTRGWGYFGVLLVMMLLGMSYTRTIFPSFSSGRKIYRLKDVPGSKTILIAVAWGVVTSLMPGISLKAHPGLTLVAFVFTTGLSFARTAFMDILAIQGDRIAGRETLPILLGKKKSLKFVHYTLVATMIIPLILSVWGSPVVCGLALIPAFMFILTIRYKTDSDISANFYEFWFEFPLLLAGIIAVAG, from the coding sequence ATGAAAATTTCAATTGCTAAAACCGCTGGTTTTTGTATGGGCGTCCGCCGGGCCGTGGACATGGTGCTGGATGCATCCAATAAGGCTAAGGAACCCATTTATACGTATGGCCCTTTAATCCATAATCCTCAGGTTCTGGAGATGCTGGAAAGCAAACAGATTTTTCGGATGGACACGATTCCTGAATCCGGAAAAGGCATTGTGCTCATCCGGGCTCACGGGGTGCCGCCCCAGGATGAAAAAGCCCTGGCTGATGTTGGATTCACCGTAATTAACGCCACGTGTCCCCGGGTGGTAAGGGTACAGGTCATTATCGATAAATATTCAAAAAAGGGCTATGACACCATTATTCTTGGCGATGAAAAGCATCCCGAGGTTATCGGCCTTTTGGGATATGCCCGGGATAAGGGACATACCGTCACCAATCTGGATGAGCTTCAGGCGCTTCCTATATTTGAAAAGGCTGTGGTAGTGGCCCAGACCACACAGAATACTAAAATTTTTGCGGATATCCAGGCTTGGTGCCGTAAAAATGTCCCCCATTACGAAATTTTTAACACCATCTGCGATTCCACGGAAAAGCGGCAGAATGAAGTCAGGGAAATGGCCGTTACCCATGATGCCGTCATTGTTGTGGGGGGAAAATTTTCCGGAAATACAAAGCGCCTTGCCCAGGTGGCTGCGGAAACCGGTAAACCGTCCATGCATATTGAACAGGCCTCGGAAATCGACTATGAATCCATTGCCCATGCAAAATCCATTGCCATTACCGCAGGGGCCTCCACCCCCAATTGGATTATCAATGATACCTGCAGTCGGGTGGAACAGGCGTTCAGGGAAAAACAGCCCGGGCGGAGAAAAATTATGGCCGTGATGGATGTGTTGATGAAAGCCAACATTATCCTGGCCGCAGGTGCCGCCTGTCTGACCCTGGGAGCAGCCATGATTTCCGGCGCAGAAAGCCCTGGCGTATCTGCGGTCATTGCCATGTTTTATATTCTGTCCATGCAAATTATGAACAACATGATGACCATCGGGTCCGACACCTACAACAAACCGGATCGTGCAGCCCTTTATAAGCAAAACAGGGGATGGCTTTTGTTGGTGGCGTTTTTGTCCGGTGCGATTGGGCTTTACCTTGCCTGGACAAGGGGATGGGGGTACTTTGGTGTGCTGCTTGTCATGATGCTGTTAGGCATGTCATATACCCGTACTATTTTCCCCTCCTTTTCCTCCGGACGTAAAATTTACCGACTTAAGGATGTGCCGGGTTCAAAAACCATTCTCATTGCAGTGGCATGGGGCGTTGTTACAAGCCTGATGCCCGGGATAAGTCTTAAGGCACACCCGGGTCTGACCCTGGTCGCCTTTGTTTTTACCACAGGACTATCGTTTGCCAGGACCGCTTTTATGGATATTCTGGCTATCCAGGGAGACAGAATTGCAGGCCGGGAAACTCTTCCCATTCTTCTGGGTAAAAAGAAAAGTCTTAAATTTGTTCATTACACCCTTGTGGCTACAATGATCATCCCTTTGATTTTATCTGTCTGGGGGTCGCCTGTTGTTTGCGGTCTTGCCTTGATACCGGCTTTTATGTTTATATTAACCATCCGGTATAAAACAGACAGTGATATTTCCGCTAATTTTTATGAGTTCTGGTTCGAATTCCCCTTGCTGCTTGCAGGCATAATTGCTGTTGCCGGCTGA
- a CDS encoding IS630 family transposase, with protein sequence MRWCRGRKSLKSKRNENEFRDAQKEIEILKDEDKANIIDLYYFDESGFTGVPEIPYAWQEADEQLLLPSGKTSRINVLGFLNKQNDFFPCVFNCSVTSDIVVACFDVFSRSITKRTIVVLDNAPIHHSAIFKAQVGTWEERGLFLYFIPKYSPELNLIEILWKHIKYFWLSTSAYKGFKFLKAELDNILASVGKEFTISFS encoded by the coding sequence CTGCGTTGGTGTCGAGGACGGAAATCTCTCAAAAGCAAACGCAATGAGAACGAGTTCAGGGACGCGCAAAAGGAAATTGAAATCTTGAAAGATGAAGATAAGGCAAATATCATTGACTTGTATTATTTTGATGAATCTGGCTTTACCGGCGTGCCTGAGATTCCATATGCCTGGCAAGAGGCGGATGAGCAGCTTTTACTTCCGAGCGGAAAAACCTCAAGAATCAATGTGTTGGGTTTTTTGAATAAGCAAAATGACTTTTTCCCTTGCGTTTTTAATTGCTCGGTTACTTCAGATATTGTCGTGGCCTGCTTTGATGTTTTTTCACGTTCCATAACAAAAAGAACCATCGTTGTTCTGGACAATGCTCCAATACATCACAGCGCCATTTTTAAAGCTCAAGTTGGGACATGGGAAGAAAGAGGACTTTTTCTATACTTTATCCCCAAATATTCACCGGAGTTGAATCTGATTGAAATTTTATGGAAACATATCAAATACTTTTGGTTATCAACATCTGCTTATAAAGGATTTAAATTTTTGAAAGCTGAGTTGGATAATATATTGGCAAGTGTCGGTAAGGAATTTACAATTTCGTTTTCTTAA
- a CDS encoding ParB/RepB/Spo0J family partition protein, whose amino-acid sequence MMNKKRKNTGLGRGISALIPDMEEPEVNSDFFFCNVDQLSPNRYQPRTRFSEEELERLTQSIAEQGVLQPLLARKMDGAYELIAGERRLRSAKAAGLSQVPVIILDLTDEQVLEVSIIENIQRENLNVLEEAEAYFRLIDEFGYTQEKVAEKIGKNRSTIANLLRLRSLPEEIKESLIAETISMGHARALLGAGSVENQLYLFKQVVEHHLSVRETERLVNQAKKQPQKIEKKMTADEKQFLEETSSQISSRINSPVFIKKSGGRGRIEIKFSSGSEFNRLVELLSRIS is encoded by the coding sequence ATGATGAACAAGAAACGGAAAAATACCGGTCTAGGCCGGGGTATATCAGCCCTGATTCCCGATATGGAAGAACCCGAAGTCAATTCAGATTTTTTCTTTTGTAACGTTGATCAGTTAAGCCCTAACCGCTACCAACCAAGAACCCGGTTCAGTGAGGAGGAACTGGAACGGCTTACCCAGTCCATTGCCGAGCAGGGTGTTCTCCAGCCCCTTTTGGCCCGGAAAATGGATGGTGCCTATGAGCTGATTGCCGGGGAACGTCGCTTGCGGTCCGCAAAGGCAGCTGGACTTTCCCAGGTGCCCGTCATTATTTTGGATCTTACGGATGAGCAGGTGCTTGAAGTTTCGATTATCGAAAATATCCAAAGGGAAAATCTCAACGTGCTCGAGGAGGCCGAAGCCTATTTCCGGCTCATTGATGAGTTTGGATACACCCAGGAAAAGGTGGCCGAGAAAATTGGTAAGAATCGGTCTACCATTGCCAACCTGCTGCGTTTGCGCAGTCTTCCCGAAGAGATCAAGGAGAGCCTGATTGCCGAAACAATCAGCATGGGTCATGCCCGGGCACTGTTGGGGGCAGGCTCTGTTGAAAATCAGCTTTATTTGTTCAAACAGGTGGTGGAACACCACCTATCGGTACGGGAAACCGAACGTTTGGTAAATCAGGCTAAAAAACAGCCTCAGAAAATCGAAAAAAAAATGACTGCGGACGAAAAACAGTTTCTGGAAGAGACCTCGTCCCAGATATCCTCCCGGATCAATTCTCCAGTCTTCATAAAGAAAAGTGGGGGCCGTGGACGAATCGAGATCAAATTCTCCTCCGGATCCGAATTTAACCGTCTTGTGGAGTTACTGAGCAGAATTTCATGA
- a CDS encoding FIST signal transduction protein, which produces MKIFSSVHVETTGLLSELHRMIDLALENGAKYLLVFLGSEHEFDIEELPPLFASLPIPACAGVFPGIIHDEMHYHKGALVCGFTTPLFSTILKEIARPNIEITNEIKQWLDGKVPAGAIVLIDGQSKGIDNVITCIYDCLGPAISVLGGGAGYLDFSHRPCLITAQGCYENACFIISLPVPLALGVRHGWESIAGPFLVTSAKDNLIQSINYEPAFPFYEGIIREYCSEPIDFTNFLEITKCYPLGMVQLDNEYLVRDPIQRHGTAIECAGSVPQNTLIYILNSQPDILIQSAAKAAKELRTQLSSVYEKQEGYYTFTIDCISRQLFLGDQYCKELAGIKKELPNQLPPIGALTLGEIASSSQGVIRFLNKTTVIGGLGSE; this is translated from the coding sequence ATGAAGATATTTTCCAGTGTTCATGTTGAAACAACAGGTCTTCTGTCCGAACTGCACCGGATGATTGATTTGGCACTGGAAAATGGTGCAAAGTACCTGCTTGTTTTTTTGGGAAGTGAGCATGAATTTGACATTGAAGAACTCCCACCTTTGTTTGCATCGTTGCCAATACCTGCCTGTGCTGGTGTCTTTCCTGGTATTATTCATGATGAGATGCACTATCATAAAGGCGCTTTGGTCTGCGGATTTACGACACCATTATTCTCTACCATTTTAAAAGAAATAGCCCGCCCGAATATTGAAATTACCAATGAAATAAAGCAGTGGTTAGATGGAAAAGTACCTGCTGGAGCCATTGTTCTTATTGATGGACAAAGCAAGGGCATCGATAATGTAATTACATGTATTTATGATTGTCTGGGGCCAGCAATCAGTGTTCTGGGTGGCGGTGCCGGGTATTTGGACTTTTCCCATCGCCCCTGTCTCATTACGGCACAGGGATGTTATGAAAATGCATGTTTTATTATTAGTTTACCAGTCCCGTTAGCACTTGGCGTTCGTCATGGTTGGGAAAGTATTGCCGGGCCTTTTTTAGTTACAAGTGCCAAAGACAATTTAATTCAAAGCATTAATTATGAACCTGCTTTTCCGTTTTATGAGGGGATTATCAGGGAATATTGCAGTGAACCTATTGATTTTACCAATTTCTTAGAAATCACAAAATGTTATCCTTTGGGGATGGTGCAATTGGATAATGAGTATCTTGTCCGTGATCCCATTCAGAGACATGGTACCGCCATAGAATGTGCCGGGAGTGTTCCTCAAAATACCTTGATCTATATACTGAATTCTCAACCTGATATCTTGATTCAATCTGCTGCAAAAGCTGCCAAAGAGCTTAGAACGCAGTTATCCTCTGTTTATGAAAAACAGGAAGGCTATTATACATTCACCATCGACTGTATTTCCCGGCAGCTGTTTCTCGGGGATCAATACTGCAAAGAACTTGCTGGTATTAAAAAAGAACTGCCGAATCAACTGCCACCCATTGGGGCCCTGACATTGGGTGAAATTGCCAGTTCGTCACAAGGGGTTATTCGGTTTTTGAATAAAACAACAGTCATTGGAGGGCTTGGATCTGAATAA
- the hrpA gene encoding ATP-dependent RNA helicase HrpA: protein MSISDQIKALIPKAMCRDRYILARALRSRRKPGQQPDKKNLKNLLSKARASAETRQRRMDNRPQNIRFDPDLPINGRKDKIIKTIQDHPVVIISGETGSGKTTQIPKLCLEAGRGISGMIGCTQPRRIAAMTVAKRIAFELNESLGQSVGYKIRFDDHTPDSAYIKLMTDGILLAETQQDQFLSQYDTLIVDEAHERSLNIDFVLGILRGLVKKRRDLKLIITSATIDTEKFSKAFDNAPVIEVSGRMYPVELIYAPIEDDHNTGDTTGAPDDQGYVEAAAGQTAELLMRTRTGDILIFMPTEQDIGETMEILKGKNLSGVTILPLFARLSAGEQARVFAPGPGRKVVIATNVAETSLTIPGIKYVVDTGLARIPSYSPRTRTTALPVSPVSQSSANQRMGRCGRVENGICIRLYDEDDFNGRPFFTTPEILRANLAEVILRMIALQLGEVSTFPFIDPPAPKSIKDGFDTLLELNAITAHKPEKQTGAPKKPGKKYRLTPSGRLMARLPMDPKLSRILINAGDTGVLKEAVVITTALTVSDIRQRPADKVQAADQKHAQFKDPASDFITLLNIWNACIDAKTRLKSRSALRKWCIENFLSFKRLREWQDIHGQITRIIKEHGIKQTVPPAADSKTADLKADQFEHGGPLYAAIHKALLHGYLAGIAQKKEKNLFSAAKGRQAIIFPGSGLFNKAGNWIVAAEYVKTSQLFARCVGNIDPAWIEEIGQSLCARTYSNPHWEKKRGEVVASEQVSLFGLILASGRSVAYGKINPEESGELFIRHALVQGEIYQKFGFMTHNTTLIEEIATLEDKTRQRDILASEDEIYMFYQSRLPKPFYNIRTFAKFIKDKKDDTFLRMTRGDLQKTDVDEAFLAQFPNTLTTDQGEFALDYKFNPGAKTDGVTLKVPSQDAALIRPHQVETLVPGLLREKIAALIKALPKTHRVKLMPIQQRAEFIADHLPDSDAPLYSKLSWVIRNHFNLVIPASAWSDTDLEDHLKMRISIRDHKDREIKSLRDLSKLGTFATRRPAEKTNAFERAKKAFEKTGIQEWNFSDLEQEIHLDEGNGTRRKAFPGLCCGQDPHGMTLTLFKTKQAALESHAKGVGRLFEIMFPDDIKALKKDITRTEGLSRIAPYFNDRPTFAAMAYNAMAKAFFQKELFTQKAFDAHVQTLRPKLYTLGRKAMESILTVGREYAACFDLLQSLSLAFKDRPIIFEALTAIFNELKNLCPANFLELYDLNRIALLPKNLECLSIRARRWVDNPVKEAQKKELVAPYERKLALLISSLDPGSSAEKSNAVETFFWMLEEYKISVYAQELKTRFKISAKRLDKALLDVSTMV from the coding sequence ATGTCAATTTCAGATCAGATTAAAGCACTCATCCCAAAGGCCATGTGCCGGGACCGGTATATATTGGCTCGTGCCTTGCGCAGCAGGCGCAAACCCGGTCAACAGCCAGACAAAAAAAATTTAAAAAATCTTCTATCAAAAGCCCGGGCTTCGGCTGAGACCAGGCAGCGGCGCATGGACAACCGGCCTCAAAACATCCGCTTTGACCCGGATTTGCCCATCAATGGCAGAAAAGACAAAATCATTAAGACCATACAGGATCATCCTGTGGTAATCATTTCAGGTGAAACAGGATCCGGTAAAACCACCCAGATTCCTAAATTATGCCTGGAAGCAGGCCGTGGAATTTCGGGCATGATCGGCTGCACCCAGCCCCGGCGCATTGCCGCCATGACCGTGGCCAAACGCATTGCCTTTGAGCTCAACGAATCTTTGGGGCAATCCGTGGGATATAAAATCCGGTTTGATGACCACACACCGGACAGTGCCTATATCAAGCTGATGACCGACGGTATTCTCCTGGCCGAAACCCAGCAGGACCAATTTTTAAGCCAGTATGACACCCTGATTGTGGATGAGGCCCATGAGCGCAGCCTTAATATTGATTTTGTTTTAGGCATTCTGCGGGGCCTTGTTAAAAAACGTCGAGATCTCAAATTGATCATTACCAGTGCCACCATTGACACGGAAAAATTTTCCAAAGCCTTTGACAATGCCCCGGTTATTGAGGTTTCGGGTCGGATGTATCCGGTGGAACTGATATATGCGCCCATCGAAGATGACCATAACACGGGTGATACCACCGGTGCCCCGGATGACCAGGGTTATGTGGAGGCCGCCGCCGGACAGACCGCAGAGCTGTTAATGCGCACCCGCACCGGAGATATCCTGATATTCATGCCCACAGAACAGGATATCGGAGAGACCATGGAAATACTTAAAGGCAAAAACCTTTCCGGGGTAACGATTCTGCCGCTGTTTGCACGGCTGTCTGCCGGAGAACAGGCCCGGGTCTTTGCCCCGGGCCCCGGCAGAAAGGTCGTGATCGCCACCAATGTGGCCGAAACCTCTTTGACCATCCCCGGCATCAAGTATGTGGTGGACACAGGCCTTGCCCGTATTCCCTCCTATTCGCCAAGAACCCGGACCACGGCGCTGCCGGTCAGCCCTGTTTCCCAATCCAGCGCCAACCAGCGCATGGGACGTTGCGGCCGTGTGGAAAACGGCATATGCATCCGACTTTACGATGAAGATGATTTCAATGGCCGCCCTTTTTTTACAACACCTGAAATCTTGCGCGCCAACCTGGCCGAAGTTATTTTACGCATGATTGCCCTACAGCTTGGAGAGGTTTCCACCTTCCCCTTTATTGATCCGCCTGCGCCCAAAAGCATCAAGGACGGATTTGACACGCTTTTGGAACTTAACGCCATTACAGCACACAAACCCGAAAAACAAACAGGTGCCCCAAAAAAACCGGGCAAAAAATACCGGCTTACCCCCTCGGGACGTTTAATGGCCAGGCTGCCCATGGACCCGAAACTGTCCCGCATCCTGATCAACGCCGGAGATACGGGTGTACTTAAAGAAGCGGTCGTCATCACCACGGCCCTGACCGTGTCCGACATCCGCCAACGACCGGCAGACAAGGTCCAGGCTGCAGACCAGAAACATGCCCAGTTCAAGGACCCGGCATCTGATTTTATTACTCTGCTCAACATCTGGAATGCGTGCATAGACGCCAAAACGCGGCTGAAATCACGTTCAGCCCTCCGCAAATGGTGCATTGAAAATTTCCTATCCTTCAAGCGGCTGCGGGAGTGGCAGGATATCCATGGCCAAATTACCCGGATAATCAAAGAACACGGCATTAAACAAACGGTTCCACCGGCAGCAGACTCAAAAACCGCGGATCTTAAGGCCGACCAGTTTGAACATGGAGGCCCCTTATATGCCGCCATCCACAAGGCCCTTCTCCACGGGTATCTGGCCGGCATTGCCCAAAAAAAAGAAAAAAACCTTTTCTCGGCAGCCAAGGGCAGACAGGCCATCATCTTTCCGGGTTCCGGCCTGTTCAATAAAGCCGGCAACTGGATTGTGGCGGCAGAATATGTCAAGACCAGCCAGCTTTTTGCCCGGTGTGTCGGCAATATTGATCCGGCCTGGATCGAAGAGATCGGCCAAAGCCTTTGCGCCCGCACCTACAGCAATCCCCACTGGGAAAAGAAACGCGGGGAGGTGGTGGCATCCGAACAGGTATCTTTATTCGGCCTTATCCTTGCGAGCGGCAGATCCGTGGCCTATGGAAAAATTAATCCCGAAGAGTCCGGGGAACTGTTCATCCGCCATGCCCTGGTCCAGGGGGAAATTTACCAGAAGTTCGGGTTCATGACCCACAACACAACTCTCATAGAAGAAATTGCTACCCTGGAAGACAAAACCCGCCAGCGGGACATCCTGGCTTCGGAGGATGAAATCTATATGTTCTACCAGTCCCGGCTGCCCAAACCTTTTTACAACATCCGCACCTTTGCCAAATTCATTAAAGACAAAAAAGATGATACCTTTCTGCGCATGACCCGTGGGGATCTGCAAAAAACCGATGTGGACGAAGCGTTTCTTGCCCAATTTCCCAACACCCTGACCACGGACCAGGGGGAGTTTGCCCTGGATTACAAATTTAATCCCGGGGCAAAGACGGACGGGGTCACCCTTAAAGTGCCAAGCCAGGATGCGGCACTTATCCGCCCCCACCAGGTGGAGACCCTGGTACCGGGACTGCTCAGGGAAAAAATAGCCGCCTTGATCAAAGCCTTGCCCAAAACCCATCGGGTAAAATTGATGCCCATCCAGCAGCGGGCTGAGTTTATTGCAGACCACCTGCCCGACTCGGATGCACCTTTATATTCAAAGCTGTCCTGGGTCATCCGCAACCATTTTAACCTTGTGATTCCCGCTTCAGCCTGGTCTGATACGGATCTTGAGGATCACTTAAAGATGCGGATATCCATTCGGGACCACAAAGACAGGGAGATCAAATCGTTAAGGGACCTGTCAAAACTCGGGACTTTTGCCACCCGGCGCCCTGCCGAAAAAACCAATGCCTTTGAGCGGGCAAAAAAAGCCTTTGAAAAAACAGGGATTCAGGAATGGAATTTTTCTGATCTTGAACAGGAAATCCACTTAGACGAAGGCAATGGAACCCGGCGCAAAGCCTTTCCCGGCCTTTGCTGCGGGCAAGACCCCCACGGGATGACGTTAACCTTGTTCAAAACAAAGCAAGCCGCCTTAGAAAGCCACGCCAAAGGGGTGGGCCGCCTGTTTGAAATCATGTTCCCCGATGATATCAAGGCATTGAAAAAAGATATAACCAGGACCGAAGGCCTAAGCCGTATCGCCCCCTATTTTAACGACCGGCCCACCTTTGCCGCAATGGCTTACAATGCCATGGCAAAGGCCTTTTTTCAAAAAGAACTCTTTACGCAAAAAGCGTTTGATGCCCATGTTCAAACGCTGCGTCCAAAGCTGTACACCCTTGGCCGGAAAGCCATGGAAAGCATTTTAACCGTGGGCCGGGAATACGCCGCCTGTTTTGATCTGCTGCAAAGCTTAAGTCTTGCGTTCAAAGACCGACCGATCATTTTTGAAGCATTGACAGCTATATTCAATGAGCTGAAAAATCTGTGCCCAGCCAATTTCCTGGAACTTTATGATTTAAACCGGATTGCGCTGCTGCCCAAAAATCTGGAATGCCTGTCCATTCGTGCCAGGCGATGGGTGGACAACCCGGTCAAAGAGGCCCAGAAAAAAGAACTTGTCGCCCCCTATGAACGAAAGCTTGCCCTCCTGATTTCAAGCCTTGACCCGGGCTCTTCAGCGGAAAAATCCAATGCAGTGGAAACGTTTTTCTGGATGCTGGAAGAGTATAAAATTTCCGTATATGCCCAGGAACTGAAAACTCGGTTCAAAATTTCAGCCAAACGCCTGGATAAGGCTTTGTTGGATGTCTCCACCATGGTATAG
- a CDS encoding spermidine synthase yields the protein MLPWVELGRAKVPEEGNELILRRRGDEFSIRTAGTELMNSRVHGSEDALADLALARSHKTSRLEILIGGLGMGYTLSAALNAICPESSVVVAELIPDVVSWNEIFFGNLAGNPLSDPRTTVKTRDVLDLIKQESVTWDLILLDVDNGPVGLTRKTNNRLYSPDGLKACFRALAPGGILGVWSAGMDEAFSRRLGKCGFRSEAVSVRAVKGKKGSRHTIWLAVKPLEQPPQKPRRSSRRIHNE from the coding sequence ATGCTACCCTGGGTAGAACTGGGCAGGGCCAAGGTACCGGAGGAGGGCAATGAATTGATCCTTCGCAGGCGGGGAGATGAGTTCTCCATCCGCACGGCCGGAACAGAACTGATGAACAGCCGGGTCCACGGGTCTGAAGACGCCCTGGCAGACCTGGCCCTTGCCCGGAGTCACAAAACATCCAGACTCGAAATCCTAATCGGCGGCCTGGGCATGGGATATACCCTTTCAGCGGCCTTGAACGCAATTTGCCCGGAGAGCAGCGTCGTTGTGGCCGAGTTGATACCCGATGTCGTTTCCTGGAATGAAATTTTTTTTGGGAACCTGGCCGGCAATCCCCTGTCAGACCCCAGAACGACGGTAAAAACCCGGGATGTCTTAGACTTGATCAAACAAGAGTCCGTCACCTGGGACCTCATCCTTCTGGATGTGGACAACGGTCCTGTGGGACTGACCCGGAAAACCAACAACCGCCTATATTCACCGGACGGGCTGAAGGCATGCTTCAGGGCATTGGCCCCCGGTGGCATTCTGGGCGTCTGGTCTGCGGGAATGGACGAGGCCTTTTCCCGGCGGCTGGGAAAGTGCGGGTTCAGATCCGAGGCCGTATCCGTCCGGGCCGTAAAGGGTAAAAAAGGCAGCCGCCACACCATCTGGCTGGCGGTAAAACCGCTTGAACAACCACCCCAAAAACCACGAAGATCATCCCGGAGGATCCATAATGAATGA
- a CDS encoding ParA family protein → MTQIISIANQKGGVGKTTTAVNLSASLAKLKKKVLLVDCDSQANATTALGVDKPALESSLYDGLIGETGIEDMLLPTMMTGLTLVPANVDLIGFEVEMMSAPKREARLKELLVPAADKFDFIIIDCPPALSLLTLNAFSASHSVVIPLQSEFFALEGLGQLLDTIKRIKNAFNSSLIIKGILLTMFDRRTNLSQNVVDDARQYFKDLVFKTKIPRNVKLAEAPSYGLPVVLYDKTSPGAKSYMSFARELLKR, encoded by the coding sequence ATGACTCAGATCATCAGTATTGCAAATCAGAAGGGTGGGGTGGGTAAAACCACCACAGCAGTTAATCTATCTGCCTCCCTTGCCAAACTGAAAAAAAAAGTGCTGCTTGTGGATTGTGATTCCCAGGCCAATGCCACAACTGCTCTTGGGGTAGACAAACCCGCCTTGGAATCCTCTTTGTATGATGGATTGATTGGAGAAACCGGCATTGAAGATATGCTTTTACCCACCATGATGACGGGTCTGACCCTGGTGCCGGCCAATGTTGATCTCATTGGATTTGAGGTGGAAATGATGTCTGCCCCCAAAAGGGAAGCCCGACTCAAGGAACTTCTGGTTCCCGCGGCTGATAAGTTTGATTTCATTATTATCGATTGTCCGCCCGCGTTAAGTCTTTTAACACTGAACGCTTTTTCCGCAAGCCATTCCGTTGTCATCCCTTTGCAAAGTGAATTTTTTGCCCTGGAAGGATTAGGGCAGCTTTTAGATACAATTAAGCGAATTAAAAATGCATTTAACTCAAGTTTGATAATCAAAGGTATTTTGCTGACAATGTTCGATCGCAGAACCAATTTATCCCAGAATGTGGTGGATGACGCCAGGCAGTATTTCAAAGATTTGGTGTTCAAGACAAAAATTCCCCGGAATGTTAAGCTTGCAGAGGCCCCAAGTTATGGCCTGCCGGTTGTTCTGTATGATAAAACCTCACCAGGGGCTAAAAGTTATATGTCCTTTGCCAGGGAACTTTTAAAGCGATGA
- a CDS encoding SlyX family protein — MNENRLEEIETKLAFHEKAIKELNDVIYDQQRQIDRMTRLIEELEKQLPDNSTGPANEKPPHY; from the coding sequence ATGAATGAAAACAGGCTCGAAGAAATAGAGACAAAGCTGGCCTTCCATGAAAAGGCCATTAAAGAACTCAATGATGTGATTTACGACCAGCAAAGACAAATAGACCGGATGACCCGGCTCATTGAAGAGCTGGAAAAACAGCTCCCGGACAACTCAACCGGCCCGGCCAATGAGAAACCGCCCCACTATTAG